The genome window AGATCATACAGATGGAATGTTAGCAAGATTGAAAAATCAAAGTACTAAGCTTGGTAATTTACTTGATTATATATGCGATTATGTGGCGTGGTTTGGGCTAATTATTTTAGCTAGTTATCTTTATAATATTAGTCTATTTTGCACTATTTTTCTTATATTTGCTCTACTTTTTCATCAGCAATTTTGTAAGAATTTTATTCACACAAGACTTAAAAAACTAAAAACAATACATAGGTTTGGTCTTAAAAAATATCTTTTAAATCATGGATTTTTACTTGGTATTGATGCTAGTCTTTTAGCTTTGATTTTGGCTTTTAGTATATTTAGTACTGAATTTGAGATATCTTTTTATATACTTGGAGTAATTTATATAATAGATGCAATATATAGATCAATTGAGTTATATTTAAATTTAAAATTAGGGGGGGTAGATGGACTTTAGCAATAAAAACTATGCCATCACAGGCTCTACATCAGGCATAGGTAAATCGATAGCCAAAACTCTAGCCAAAAAAGGTGCAAGACTTTTGCTACTTGGTAGAGATAATGATAGATTAAATAAGCTAAAAAATGAACTAAATTTAATAAGTCAAGTAAGCCACCATACGGCTCTATTTGACTCAAATAATCTTAATAGCATTGATATAGCCATAGATCAATTTGCTACTAAATTTAAATTCAACGGCTTAATTCATAGCGCTGGAGTATTGCACCCATCTTTGCTTAGAGATTTAAGCATAGATAAGATGCATGAGCTAATAAATATAAATCTCTTAAGCTTCTTTGCTCTAACAAAAGCAGTATTAAAACATGGAAGATATATTAAAGATGATACTAGCATAATTGCCATTAGCTCTATGGCGGCCTTTGGCGCTGAACCTGGCCTTAGCCTATATGGAGCTAGCAAAGCAGCTCTAAACTCAGCAGCACTAAGCCTAGCTAAAGAGTATGCTAAAAAAGGAGTGCGAATAAACACCATAGCTCCACTATATGTAAATACTCCTATGTATGAGAGTTTTGCTACTAATTTTATATCCAAAGAGACTCAAAACTATAAGCTAAAAGAGTTAATGCCATTTGGATTAATAGAAGCAAGCGATGTGGCTGAAGTAGCACTATTTTTGCTTAGTTCAAACTCTAAAAAGATTACCGGTGAATGTATTAAAATAAGCTCTGGGGGGGGGTTATAGATGAAAATTGCCTACTATTTGCCTAGCGATATTATAGATAATGAATATTTTGCTAATATCGCAAAAAGTGATGAATATACCACACAAGAGATTTATAAAAAATCAGGAATCCAAACTCGCCATAAAGCTAGTGATAATGAGCTAACTAGCGACCTAGCTGCTAAGGCTGTTTTGAATTTAAGTAAAGAGTATGATATAGACCTTGGCGATATAGATACGCTATTGCTTTGCACTCAATCTCCTGAGTATCTCCAGCCAGCAACTGTCTATCTGCTTCATCATAAGCTAAATTTACCTAAAACAACAAACGCTATGGAGATAAATATAGCGTGTAGTGGCTACATTCATGGTCTATTAGTGGCTAAATCATTAATACTATCTAATAGCGCTAAAAAAGTACTGCTATGTACAGCTGATATGTGTTTTAAAATGTTTGAGCATAGCGATATGGCTCAAAGGATACTCTTTGGTGATGGAGCTAGTGCTACGATAATTGATAAGAGTAACGCTCATAAAATTGCTCAGGTGATTAGCGGTACAGATGGGAGTGGGTTTTTTAGTATGTATAAACACCATGGAGGCTATGCTAGTCCATTTAACGGTCAGGATCCAAAAGATATAGCCCTAACAATGAATGGCCCTGAGGTTTTTTTATTCACTATTAGAGAGGTACCAAATTTAGTTAGGCAAACTCTAAAGGCAAATAATTTAAACAGTGATGATATTGACTTTTTTGTCTTTCATCAAGCAAATTTATTAATTTTAGAAGCCATTACTAAATCGCTTAAACTTGAGCGCTCAAAGGTAATTTTTGATATAGAAAATATAGGTAACACATCATCATCAAGTGTGCCAATTGCCCTAAAAAGAGCCATAGAAAATGGCACTATAAAACCAGGCCATAAAGTGCTAATAGCTGGATTTGGCATAGGACTTGCCTGGAGTGCTACAATCATAGATATCTAAAGGAATAAAATGGAAACAAAAATAGCAAAATTTAAAGATGTAATAGAATGTGATGAGACTCTAACACCGCAAACCCCGCTAGACTCCATAGCTGAGTGGGACTCAATGGGTAAGATTAGTACAATTGTAATGTTGGCTGATGATTATGGTTATACACTTACATTTGATGAGTTAAAAAACCTAAGTATTGTTGGTGATATTTTGGATTTGATGAATGAATAATTTTATCAAATATGGCATTAAGATATCAAAACTAGAGTTAAAAGATATAGAGACTCTGCGTCAATGGCGTAATGATCCTAAAATATCTAAAGTAATGCTAAGTCAAAATGGCCACCATATCACTAAAGAAGAGCAATTAAACTGGTTTAACTCACTTGCAGATAAAAGTGATGCTATTTATTATATGGCTTTTGTAGATGATTTAGCGATTGGGTATTTTTGCTTTCAACAAATCAACTGGCAAAATGGTCAGGCTATTCCTGGTGAAATTATGGTAATACCAGACCATTTAGATGAAGCTAGGATTACATTTGGAGCATACTGTGCTGTATATGATATAGCGTTTGATGTTTTAGGACTTAAAGAGCTTAAGGCGTATTCTAAGCTAGAAAATAAACGCGCTATTCGTATGGCTAAGCTATTAAATTTCAAAATTACTCACCAAGATGATGAGTGCATATATTTCAAACTTAATAAAAATGATTACTATCCAATGCGAGATAGTTTAATTAGTAAATTGGGATTAAATTGATTTTATAAATCTTAGCAATTTGTAATAATATTAAATTTAATCTCAAAAGCCTATTTTAAATTATCATTTTGCTACGATTTAAATAAGCCCCTTGATATAATATTTTAAATTAGATTGTAGCATTTTATAAAATAACAATGATAATTTTAATATAAAAATATTTTAAAAATAAGATAAGATAAAAATCGTAATAAAAATATAAATATAATAAAAAATTAAATTTGACAGTCTAAAGACTGTCAAATTTGGGCTTACATCATTCCGCCCATACCACCCATACCGCCCATATCAGGCATTGCTGGCATAGCTGGTTTATCCTCTTTAATTTCGCTTACAGTAGCCTCTGTAGTTAGTAGCAAGCTTGCTACGCTTACAGCATTTTGCAGTGCTACACGCTCTACTTTAACTGGGTCTATAATTCCAGCTTCAAACATATCTACATATTCGCCACTAGCTGCGTTAAATCCATAATTAGCCTCTTTAGCAGTGCTTACAGCATTAGCTACTACACCAGCATCAAAGCCTGCATTTTCAGCAATTTGGCGAAGTGGAGCAAATAAAGCGCGTTTTACAATTTGTGCGCCGATTAACTCATCACCGCTTAGATTTAGATTTACTTTATTACCTGCTTTAATTAAAGCAGCGCCGCCACCTACTACGATGCCTTCTTCTACTGCTGCTTTTGTAGCATTTAAAGCATCATCTACACGATCTTTTTTCTCTTTCATCTCTGTTTCTGTTGCAGCGCCAACTTTAATAACTGCTACACCGCCACTTAGTTTAGCTAGACGCTCTTGAAGTTTTTCTCTATCATAATCACTTGTTGTCTCAATAATTTGAGCTTTGATTTGATTGATTCTAGCGCCGATAGAATCTTTTGAGCCTGCACCATTTACGATTGTAGTATTATCTTTATCTATTACTACTCTATCAGCTTGACCAAGATCGCTAAGAGTTGCACTCTCAAGTGTTCTGCCTAACTCTTCGCTAATTACTTCACCACCTGTTAAGATAGCGATATCTTCTAACATAGCTTTTCTTCTATCGCCAAAGCCTGGAGCTTTAACTGCTGAAATATTTAGCACGCCACGAAGTTTATTAACAACTAAAGTTGCTAAAGCTTCACCTTCTATATCTTCAGCGATGATTAATAGTGGTTTGCCAGTTTTTTGAATTTGCTCTAGCACCGGAAGTAGATCTTTTAAATTTGAGATTTTTTTATCAAATAACAAGATAAATGGGCTGCTTAATTCTACTTGCATTTTTTCTGGGTTTGTGATGAAGTATGGACTTAGGTATCCTCTATCAAACTGCATACCTTCAACTACATTTAGTTCATCATTAATTGATTTAGCCTCTTCAACTGTGATAACTCCATCTTTGCCTACTTTTTCCATAGCTTCAGCAATTAGATCACCTACGCTTGTATCGCTATTTGCAGAGATTGTAGCTACTTGAGCAATCTCTTTTTTGCCTTCTACTTTTTTAGCTACACTTTTTAACTCTTCTATAACTGCAGCTGCGAATTTATCCATACCACGTTTTACTTCGATTGGATTTGCGCCTGCTGTGATATTTCTTAGACCCTCTTTGAAAATCGCATGAGCTAAAACTGTAGCTGTAGTTGTACCATCACCTGCTTCGTCATTTGTCTTGCTAGCTACTTCTCTTACAAGACCTGCGCCCATATTTTCAATCGTATCAGCTAATTCAATCTCTTTAGCTACGCTTACGCCATCTTTTGTTATTGTAGGCGCACCAAAGCTTTTTTGAAGAAGTACATTACGACCTCTTGGTCCCATCGTTACTTTTACCGCATCGCTTAGTTTTTTAACACCAGTATATAATCTATTTCTAGCGTCATCTGCAAATATAATCTCTTTTGCCATATTTTATTCCTTTATTATTTTATAATTCCTAAGATATCTTCTGTATTTAGTACCAGATATTTTTTATCATCAAGTGTAATCTCACTACCGCTATATTTAGCAAATACAACTGTATCACCTACACTTAATCCTTCTGCTTCTTTGCTAACTGCTATAACTTTGCCTTGGCTTGGTTTTTCTTTAGATGCATTATCTGGGATAATAATGCCTGAAGCCGTAGTTTTAAGCTCTTCTTCTCTTTCTACAAGCACACGCTTGCCTAATGGCTCAAAATTCATCTCTATCCTTTCAATTTATTTGATTTTTTCTTAAAAATTAGCACTCTATATATTTGAGTGATGAAAATATATCATAATTTTATATATATGTCAAGAAATTAGAGCCAAATTTAAATAAAAATTATCAAAAACATTTAGTCAAATTCACTCAAGCTTTAAAAAATTAAGAGTTAAAATAGATAAATTTAATTTTATTAAGCTATATTTGAGTATAATTAAGCAAAATTATTAAGGAATTTACATGAGAGTTTTATACTGGATTTTAGGCGGTTTGGCCCTATTTGTGGCTATTGTTTATGCTCTACTTTTTAGTAGTGTTGGAAATAGCATATTAAAGCCCTATATAGAAAAGATTGCCTCGCAAAAAAGCTCAATGAATATCAAACTTGATGAGTTTAGATTGGCAATTAGTCATCTTGATATCACTGTGAGTGTAAATGATGCTCTAAAGGCTAGAGTTTATGGAAATTATAGCCTATTTACTCAAGAGCTTGATTTTAACTACACAGCTAGCTCAAATGATCTAAGCAGTTTTGGCGTAGATATCAAAGATGATATAAATTTAAAAGGCAAGATAGTTGGTAAGCTTAAGAATTTTATTGCTGATGGTAGTGGTAAAATAGTTGGCTCAAATTTACGCTTTGCAACTAGAATTGCCAACTTTACTCCATTAGAGTTAAAGCTAGATGCTAAATCGCTAGAACTAGCACAAATTAGTGCCATAGCTACTGGCAAATCATACATAAAAGGTAAAATGAACATAATAGCTGATATCACCAGCAAAGACTTAAGCTATAATGGAAATGCTACTTTAAATATCCCAAATGCTATAGTAAATAATGAGTTAGTTACGGCTGATTATGGGGTAGCTTTACCACAAAACTTTACAATCAAAGCAAATTCTAATCTAAATTTAAATGGTCGCACAGCTAAAGCCAAAAGTGTAATTACTACACCTGTTGGAGTTATTGCTGCTTTAAATTCAATATATAATATAGATGAAAAGACATTAAATAGCGATCTAAATTTAAATATTCCAAATTTAACTAAACTTGAGCCAATAATTGGCCAAAAATTATATGGAGAGATTACAGCTAAGGCTAATGCTAAACTAGTTGGTTCAAATTTGGAGTTTTTAGATGCTGATATTAGCGGATTAGGTGGTATGATAACAGCCAAAATGGCTAATAATGAGATAAAAGCCCAGATCAAAAAAATCAAACTAAATGAGCTTTTAAAACTTGTAGCAATGCCAGCAATTGCTAATGGTAATATCAATGGAAATGCTACAATTACGTCATTAAATGATTCTAGCAAAAGAGTTGGGGATATAAATATAGATATAAATGGTGGAGTATTTAACGCTAATGAGTTAAATAAGATGATTGGTTCAAATCTTACTAAAAATCTTACCTTTAATTCTGATATAAAAGCGAATTTAAAAGGTGATAATGCCAAATTAGATGCCAATCTAAAATCTGAAATTTTAAATATAGATAACTTAAATGCCAACTATAATCTAACTCAAAAAACTGCAAATGCCAAAGCATATGCGCTAGTGCCAGATCTTGCTAAATTAGGTGCTATCTCAGGAACTAAAATAAATGGTCAAATTGCTCTAAATGCAGATATAGCAGCTGATCTAAATAATCAAAAAATGCCACTAAAAAATGCAAATATAGATATAAAAGCTATGGATGGGATAATTAGTGCAAATATAGATAGCGGCAAATTAAAAGCTAAAATTCAAAATATCCTAGCCCAAAATCTATTTTTGATGATAGGACAAAAACCACTACTAAGTGGCAAACTAAATGGTGAGTTAAATCTAGACAGTATCGATATAGCAAATCTAAATGGCAAAGGCCAAATCAAACTAGAAAATGGCGTGCTTAATTCAGCTAATTTAAAAGAATTAACTGGTAAAAATTTTCCACAAAATACTACGCTAAATGCACATATCAAACCGACATTTACTAATTCTACTGTACATTTTGCTACTACAATTGATTCAAATTTAGCTACTGTGGATAAATTTGATGGGAGTTATGATATTAATAAAAATAGCCTTGAAGCCATATATAGTGCCAATGTACCAGATCTAAATAGGCTTGAGTTTTTAACTGGAATGAAGCTAAATGGTAGCCTAAATCCAAGTGGAAAAATCTCTATAAATGAGAATATAAATGCTACATTAAATAGCGATTTCATCGGTTCAAAGCTAAAAATAGATATAGTAGATAATAAAACAAATTTGACTTTACCATCATTTGAGATTACAAATCTTTTAGAATTTTTAGATTTTGAGCCATTTTATGAAGGCAAAGCTACACTTAATGCTAACTACAATCTAAATAATTCAAAAGGTGATTTTAAAGCTGATATTGCCAATGGCCAATTAAGCAAAAATGGACTAACAAATCTAATTAGCGCTACAATCCAAAAAGATATAACAAATGAGGTCTATAAAGATGGATATCTAAAAGGGATAATAGATAAAAATTTAATTAATTTCGATGCCCAACTAAGCTCACAAAGATCTGATATCAACATCACATCAGCGAGCCTAGATACCGCCACAAAAGCTATAAATATCCCAATTAAAGCCAATATAGAAAAAACTGATATAGATGTAGTAATTGGCGGTACAAGCAGCGATCCAAAATATACAATTAGCTCGAACTACCTAAAAGATAAGCTCTCAAAAGAGATTGATCGTGGGCTAAATAAACTATTTAAAGGCGATGAGAACAAAAGCAAAGATACAAAAGAGTTAATAAACGGCCTTCAAAATTTATTTACCCGTTAAGGCTCTTAGATCAGGTTAGAGATTTTCTAGCCTGATCAATTGCACTTAATAGATAATCTACATCATCATCGCTATGAGACCAATGAAGGCTAACTCTTAGCCAACCTGGCTTAAAGCTTAATGGCTCATCATCATTAAGGCCAAGCAGATCATGTCCATACGGTCCAGCACACGAACATCCAGCACGGCTTTGAATTCCAAATTTATTACTTAGAGTTTGAGCCAAATCAAATGGAGAGATACCTTTAATATTAAAAGCAAAAATAGCAAGTCTTTGCATATTTTTTGGAGCGTAATTTATCACACCTTTTATATTTGCTAGACCTAATTCAAATTTATTCATTAGATTTATCTTTTGCTCATTTATAAACTCTAATCCAATCTTATTTCTAAGCTCAAAAGCCAAATATGCACGAATCAACTGAGTAATAGCAGGAGTACCAGCATCTTCTAGCTGCTCAATATCATCTAGATAATGCACACTTTTTTTACTCACATAGCTTACTGTTCCACCAGCAGAAAATGTAGGTAAATTTGAGCTAAATAGAGATTTTCTAATAGCCAAAAGCCCACAACTTCCTACTCCACCAAGTAGTTTATGTGGTGAGATAAATATCGCATCACATAAACTACTATTTACATTTTCATATGCTATCAAACTTGAAGCATCAATAGCAATCACAGCTTTATATCTTCTTGCTACACGGTGTAATGCGTTAATATCAGTTTTTATTCCAGTTACGTTTGAAGCTGCACTTATACTAATTATAATCTTTCTATTTGCATTGATTTTTAAAATTTTATCTAGTTCTCCCCAGTGCAAACCGCCATCTTTTGCTAAAGGGATTCTTACTACTTCGCACAATCCTGCTCTATAACTAATCTCATTACTATGGTGTTCATACGGCCCTACAATTACAAGTGGCAAGGATTTTTTAATAGTATCAAAATCAATATTTAAAGCCATTTTAGTTGCTGGTGGAATATAAATCCCCATTATCTCTTGAAATTTCTTAATAGCCGCACTACTGCCCTGCCCGCATGGCAAAAGAACAAAATCACTTTGTAAATTTAAAAATTTTTTTATTCCAGCTCTTGCATTTTCGTAGTAGTTTGTAGTAATATTTGAACACTCGCTACACTCACTATGAGTATTAGCGTAAGTTTGCAAAATACGCTTTATCTCATCTTCAATAGGTAAATATCCAAGCCCACTAGCTGTCCAGTCAAAATAGTAAATTCCATCTTTTAATATTATATTTTGGCGAATTTTATCTATATTCAATAGTTTTTCCTAGATTTTTATATAATTATACTAAATTTAGCTCAAACCTGCTTTAAAAGCTGCTAGTCTATCTTTGGCTTTTTGCGTTATATCTTCATCCATATCATAGTATTCAAATGTCGCACCATGCTGTATCGTACCATCTAAAATATCTCCAGCTTGGCGGTTTTTTAAATCTATTTGAGCTACTATAAAACCATCAAGAGTTTGAGCAAATTCCTTAAGCCTACTTGGAATTGTAGCAAGCTTAGTGTATAGATAGCACCAGCCTTGCCCGCCATGCCTGCCAACTCTACCACGAAGCTGATGTAAAGAAGCAAGCCCTAACTTCTCAGCACCTACAATTACAATAGTAGATAGCTTTGGCAAGGAGATTCCAACCTCTACAATTGTAGTAGCAAGCAATATATTGCCATCATTTGCAAACTGCTCTAAAACCTCATCTTTTTGCTTATCTTTACCATGAGTTACATAAACTTTTTCAAATTTATTTAACCAAAATGGCGCAGCTGCGCTTAGGCTTTGATAATTGCTTACTTGACTATCTTCTACAAGCGGATAGACAATTATAGTCTGCTTATTTTGCTTAATTTGCGATTTTATATGCTCTAAAAGAGCGTTAAATCCGCTATTTTGAATTATTAATGTTTTAATATGTTTAGTAAATGGAATTTGTTTTAAAAAGCTAAAACTAACCAGTTCAGACTCAATAAGACAAAGCGTTCTAGGAATTGGAGTTGCACTAAATTGCAAAAAGTGCGCCCGAAAATTCTCATTACGAGTTAATTCATCTATCTTTTGGCGTTGTATTGAACCAAACCTATGCTGCTCATCAATCATTATTAAAGTACTTTTTGGTAACTCTTGATATAAAAGAGCGTGTGTGCCAATTATCAAATTTGCCTCTTCTAGTTTAGCATTTTTTAAGCCTTTTTTGAGATACTCTATCTTCATAAAGCTTGGCAAAAGTTTAAGTGCTTGATTATAAAGCTGAGTAGCTAAAACAGTAGTAGGTGCCATTAATATAGATCTATTTGGGTAATTTAGCAACGCAGCACCTAAAATCACCAAGGTCTTACCACTACCTACATCACCCATTATAACACGCTTTGCTGCTATGCTTTTGCCCAAATCCAATCTAATATCATCAATAGCTTTTAGCTGATCATCTGTAGGAGTAAATGGCAAAGTCTCTATCCAAGATGTAATATCATAAGGCTTAATAGCACTAGCTTTAAAAAGAACCTTTTTAGCACTTAACTTTTTAAAATAGTTAAAAATTTCAACAAATTTTAAAAGCTCTAATCTTTTACTATCTAAATTTAAAACTCTATAAATTGCCTCATCGCTAAGCTCATGCAAAGCTAAAATTTCTCTAGCTTCATCATCATTAAGACCTTGAGATTTTAAAGATTCAATATTTAGATATTTTTTGATTAAATTTTGAATTTGATTATCTTTTAAATCTCTTTTATAGTGTGGGATAATCTCTCCGACTTTGGTTATAATTTTTGGATTGCTAAATTGCCAAACTCCATTATATATCGTGCTTTTACCATGAATATATAAGGTTTTTCCGCGTTTAAATGATGAATAATGCCACGACCTAGCATTAAAAATTACGATACTAACATCGCATTTCCATGAAATACAATAGGCTAATATATTAAGTGTAGTTGGACGAGTAACTAATGATTTTACCTCAATCTCAACGCTATTTTCGCCTATATTTGGCTCATTTTTGACTCTTTGGTCATCATAGCTTTTAGGCAAGATTAAAGCTAGGTCCAGCAAACTTGCAATACCTAGCTCTTTTAATTGGCTATTTTGACTCATTATACAAACAAGCGATGCTAAGCCTATTTATATCTTTTAGGCTAGATATAAACTCATTTAATATATTTAATTCTAAACTCTTAATACGCTCTAAATTCAAATCAAACTCACCAAGTTCATAACCATAATAGTACTCTTTTTGTGCTATTGATAGTCGCTTAAATAGCGTCTCTTTACTAAGAGGTTCGCTGCCAAGCAAGAAATTTCTAGCAGCTTCAAGCTCTTTTTGCGTTGCGCCATTTTGAACAAATTTAGATATTTCATCTTTTATTAAAAATATCGCCTCATCTTTATTCTCATTTTTAGTTTGCAAGTAGCCATTTAAAGCGTTATAGCTAAGATTTAAATTTGCTGAGCAATATACGCTATATGCTAGTCCTCGCTTTACACGGATTTCCTCCATTAATCTAGAACCAAAACCACTACTACCTAAGATAAACATCGCTACACTAAGCTTATATTTATCTTCTATATTATAGTTTAATGGTGAGCCAAAATATATATATGCTTGTTGGCTTGGTTTATCGATTATCTTTAAGCTCTCACTATCACTTACTGTGATTTTATTTAGCTCTTTTTTCTTACCGCTATTTAATACCTCACAAAGTTTATCAAATTTAATATTTATTGGATCTATATCTCCGCCTAAGACAATAAACATATTTTCAAGATTTAAATTTGATCTTATAAACTCTTTAATATCATCGAGCTCAATCTCTTCTATACTTTGTGGAGTTCCAATACTTGGTATAGCTAGGCGTGAGTTTGGATACAATATCTCTTTTAAAGCGTTGCTAGATTGATAGTCATAATCGCTGCTATTAGAGGCAATTATGCCTAAAGCTTGTGTTTTTAGCTTTTTTAAGATATTTTTATCATAGTTTGGATCAGCAAGCAAATCCAAAAGCATATTAAAACCATATTCAAAATGCTCACTTAAGCTCTCTAGCCCAATCTCAAATGTCTCAAATCCAGCATTTGCGCTAAGCATAATAGCTCTCATATCAAGAGCTTTATTAAACTCATTACTACCAAGCTTTTTTGTTCCTTCGCTTAGTAGCTCTGCAGCTAGTTTGGCTACTCCATATCTCTTTTCAACGCAAGTTCCAGCTGTTTTAAATACTAGCTTTAAGCCAACAATAGGCAATTCACGGCTATGTTCGTAGATTAAAGTTACATCATTATTGGCTATTTTTAAATTTAATTTTTCCACTATTTTACCTCATTTAGATAATACTCTATTTGATCTTTTCTTAAAATTCTTATATAGTTTGTGCTTCCTATCTTTCCAGCTGGATAGCCTGCTGTAAGCGTATAAGTAGATTGATAATCTATCAATCCAGCATCTTTTAACCCTTTTATTGTATTAGCTAGAAGTAAATTTAACTGATTTTGCGGGATAACTAAACTTGGAGTAACGCCCCAGACAATAGTAAGACTTCTAGCCACATTTTCATCATGTGTTACAGCTATAATTGGCATTTGAGGACGATTTCTTGCCATTTTAATTGCACTTGAACCACTACTAGTAATAGAGATAATAGCATTTGCTCCAATTCTTTGAGCTAGATGTGAGCTAGCACTTGCTACCATATCAGTCTCATCGGTAAATTCAAACTCATCAAATTTACCATATGGATAAATAGATTCACTTTGCGATATTGTCGCACTCATAGCCTTAACCACTGCTACTGGATTTATACCCACTGCACTCTCTTCACTTAGCATAACTGCATCTGTTCCATCTAAAACAGCATTTGCTACATCGCTAATCTCAGCTCTAGTGGCACTTTGGCTCTTAGCCATAGAAAGCATCATTTGAGTAGCTGTAATAACTGGGCGGTTTGCGGCATTGGCTTTTTTGATTATTAGCTTTTGAATACTTGGAACCTTATAGTATGGCACTTCAATTCCTAAATCTCCACGCGCTACCATAATACCATCGCTTGCTTCTATAATATGATCAATATTTTCTACTGCATCAAATTTCTCTATTTTAGCAAATACCTTAGCACTTGAGCCAAACTCTTTTAATATAGCCTTAGCATTTATAATATCATTTGCATTTTGCACAAAACTTATAGCGACAAAATCTACTCCATTTTGCGCACCCCAAAGCATATCATCTCTATCTTTTTGAGTAATAACATCAATATTTAGTTTAGTATTTGGGAAATTTACCCCTTTATTTGAGCTTAGTATGCCATCATTTTCTATTACAGTTTCAATCATATCTGGCAGACATTTTACTACCTTTGCCTTAATCATTCCATCATATAAATATATATATTCACCCTCTTTTAACAAGGATAAAATTTGAGGCTGATTTATGCTAAGTTCATAAATTTCTCCATTTTTATGGCCAATTATGCTATCTTTTAATACATTTAATCTATCTCCAGCTTTTAACTCAAATGGCTCTTTTAAAGCTCCAACTCTAATCTTTGGCCCACAAATATCTTGCAAGATTCCAACTCTTATACCAAGAGAATTTGAAGCCTCTTTTATCTTATCAATTGTGGATTTATGATATTCATGTGAGCCATGTGAGAAATTTAGCCTAAATACATTTACACCCTCTT of Campylobacter vicugnae contains these proteins:
- the pyk gene encoding pyruvate kinase, which codes for MKRTKIVATIGPSSDSIDVIKSLIQEGVNVFRLNFSHGSHEYHKSTIDKIKEASNSLGIRVGILQDICGPKIRVGALKEPFELKAGDRLNVLKDSIIGHKNGEIYELSINQPQILSLLKEGEYIYLYDGMIKAKVVKCLPDMIETVIENDGILSSNKGVNFPNTKLNIDVITQKDRDDMLWGAQNGVDFVAISFVQNANDIINAKAILKEFGSSAKVFAKIEKFDAVENIDHIIEASDGIMVARGDLGIEVPYYKVPSIQKLIIKKANAANRPVITATQMMLSMAKSQSATRAEISDVANAVLDGTDAVMLSEESAVGINPVAVVKAMSATISQSESIYPYGKFDEFEFTDETDMVASASSHLAQRIGANAIISITSSGSSAIKMARNRPQMPIIAVTHDENVARSLTIVWGVTPSLVIPQNQLNLLLANTIKGLKDAGLIDYQSTYTLTAGYPAGKIGSTNYIRILRKDQIEYYLNEVK